The region GAGAAACAGCTACAAGCACATCGCCAGCAATAGAATTTGCAAGCAATGTGGCCATTATATGTTCGTCGTTCGAAAAAAGGCAATTTTTTCCTATCCTGCTAAATTTGTGAAATGCATCAAAAGCCACTGCAGCTGAAGCAGCAAAACCAAAAAACAACACTCTGTTTGCTTCTTTTATGAGATCAGTAGCCTTTTCAATGGCATCAAAATCTATACTATCAAGTGTGTCGAGAATCGCTTTAACTGTGGCTTTGAAAATCTTTTGAGTAATTGTCTTCAAGTCGTCCTGCTCAGAAACATCTTCATAAACAATTTCCAGCGGAGCTTTCGATAGATCCTGAGCAAGTAACACTTTAAACTGCTGAAAGCTGCTTAAATTCAGTTTTCTGTAGAATTTAACTACCGAAGCCTCGCTTTTTACATTTGCAAGTCTGCTCAGTTCACTTATGGAACATTCAAGAACACCTCTTGGATTTGTCAGTATCACATCAGCTATCCTTTTTTCAGCAGCGGTTAAAGAATCATAAACAGTTCTCAGGGTTTGAAGAATATCCATTTTTTCCACCTCCAGAGTTTTGTTCAATGCTCCATAGAAAAGTTTAGCTCAGTGCAGTTTATTTTCTATTTAATAGCTTAATGTAAAATTACACCATTGTAGATCCTCCGTCAATGTTTATAAAACTGCCTGTCATAAAAGATGCCTCATCACAGGCTGCAAACAATATTGCAAACGCGATTTCTTCTTCTTTACCAAGACGTTTCATGGGAATTCGTGAAACCATTTTATTCATAGTTTCTTCTGGATTCGCAGATGACCTGACTCTTTCAGCGAGTCCTTGAGAGTAGGTTGTACCAGGGCAAATGGCGTTCACTCTTATTCCATATTGAACATAATCAACAGCAAAAGATCTTGTCAAACCGAGCAAAGCTGCCTTTGAAATGCTGTAAACACACCTGCGAGGAATACCAATTAAACCTGCCTCTGAAGCAATGTTAACTATGACGCCAGATCTCTGCTCTTTCATATACTTTACGGCGTGCTTCGATAGTAAAAATGGTCCTTTCACATTTATATCTATTGTCTTTTGAAATTCTTCATCAGAGGTTTCTTCAGCGTTTCCATAAGGCACTATCCCAGCATTGTTAACCAGTATATCAATTTTTCCAAAAACCTCAACTGTTTTTTCGACTATCTTTTCTGCATCTTTGGAAACATCCCCAAAAACAAAAATTGCTTCACCATTCTGATTTTTGATCATCTCGACCGTTTCATTTCCCTTTTCTTCCGAAACATCGTTTATCGCCACCTTAGCACCTCTTTCGGCAAACATCATAGCAGCTTTTCTCCCTATACCAGAACCGGCTCCTGTAATTAAAACAACCTTTCCCTTAAAATTCATCTCACTACCTCCTTATCTGAACAGCAAATCGGGTATAAACAAAACAAGCTGCGGGAAAAATACCAATAATGCAATGACAGCAATAGTGGCAACAAAGAATGGTATGGATGCTTTGACATATTCTTCTACTGACGCACCCAGAACTGAACATCCTGCATACATAGAGGCTCCGACGGGCGGTGTCTGATTACCCAGAGCTGCTGATAGTATGAACACTAACCCAAAATAAACTGGATCTATGCCTATTTTTCTCGCTACAGGAAGAAAAACAGCCGTGGTCATCAATATCAAAGCTGTGGCATCTATGAACAAACCAGCAAAAATCAAAAATATCATAATCATCAAAAGCAAAACATAAGGATTGCTGCTTATGCCAAGCAGAAAATTTGCAAGTACTTCGGGGATTCTGTCCCAAACAAGACCATACCCAAAGATAGCTGACATGACAATTATGTACATCACGCTACCTATATCTCCTATGGAGTTATCCAGAGTCTCTTTAAACAATGTCTTAAGATTCAATTCTCTATGAATCAAAAATCCAACGATCAGGCCATAGATCACAGCAAAAGACCCAACTTCAGATGGTGTAAATATACCTGTTCTGAGACCCAGGATGAGCAAGATCGGAAAAATCACCGACCATATACTTTTTGAAAAGGCGGATGCTATTTCTTTACTGGAAGCACGTCTTTCTCTCTCCGGTTGCAATCCCATTCTCTTCGCAGCTGCCCATATTGCAATCATATAAACAACCATCAGAAGTAAACCAGGAACAATGCCCGCCGCAAAAAGCCTACCGACAGAAACCTGGCCAATTGTTCCATAAATAATAAAAGCGATCCCTGGAGGTATAATAGGAGTAATGAGAGAAGTCCACACATTTACTGCAACTGCAAAACCCTTTGGATAACCTCTCTTTAACATTTCAGGGCCGAGCATTCTTGTTTCCATAGCTGCATCCGCGATGCTTGAACCGGAAACACCACCCATCAAGGTGGATAAAACAGCAGATACCTGGCCGAGACCACCTCTCATATGTCCGGTCAAAGCAGACGCCAAATTCATCAATCTTCCCGTCACGCCCGCGCTGTTCATAACATTTCCAGCGAAAATAAACATGGGAATTGCGAGCAGTGTGAAACTTTGGGTTTGGGAGAGTGCCAGCTGTATAGGAATAGTTACAGGTAAATCCAGATGCTGCAAAAACCATAGAAAACCCGATATTCCTATGGCAAAAGCAACAGGCATGCCTATTGCCAGAAAGATTATGAAAGCTATTATAACTATTATCATTTATCTTCCCCCTCAGTGCTGGCCCTTTCTTTGTTTTCGGCAAACTCACTTTTTATTTTTAAAAAAGTAGTCCTCAGCATCAATATCGCTCCTATTGGTATACTCAATGTAACCCACGTATAACTGAAATTTGGAATACCAACGAAAGTTCTGAAACGAGTCGTGTAAGAAAGATAAAATCCCCATATTACTAAATAAATCAAAAAAGCCGCAATAATAAAATAATTGGCAAGTCTGAGAATTTTCTGTACTTTTCGAGAAAGCCTTTTAACAAATAAATCAACCGTCATCATCTTTCCCTCACGCCATGCAACATCAGCTGCAAAAAAACATGCCCAGGCAAACATGAATGTGCTCATATCAACTGCCCAATTTATTGGATATCTCAAAAATCTCATTATTCCAGATGCAAAAACCAGTATCACCATAACCAGAATCAATATTTTTGCTGCATTTTTCTCAAACTTAAGCAAAAACTCATCAATCTTCCGCATCTTTTACCACCTCTGCATTCATACATAGGTCAAAGGCCCAACCCAATAAAAGAGCTGGGCCCTTCATGATAAAAGGAGTATCCTTTCATTACTTAACCTTTATAGCCTCCATGAGAGCATTTCTTGCCTCTACAAGTCCAAGTTTCTCATACGCTTTTTCAGCAGCCTTCATAAAAGCCTCTTTATCAACATCTGTGATAACTTCAATACCCTTTTCGACAGCTTGTTGCTTGAAGGATTCCTCAAGCTCTTTCATTATCTTCAACGATGTTTCAATACCAGCTCTATCACATTCTTCAACAAGAATCTGTTGATACTCTTCTGGCAAATTATTGAACCATTTTGCGCTGACAACCTCAAAATTGATCAGCAAAATATGGCCTGTCTCCGACATATACTTTAAAACTTCATAAAGTGCACCCGCCACAACATTTGCATAAACAAGTTCCGCACCATCAACTGCTCTTGTTTGAACAGCTGTGTAGATTTCTCCAAAATTGACTGCCACTGGTTGTGCACCAAGTGCGCGAATAGATTCTTGCCATATGGGAGCACCCGGGGTTCTTATCCTTAAACCCTTGAGATCGTCAGGAGTCCTGATAGGCTTGTTTGTAACAAAATGCCTGTACCCCTGAACCCACATAAATGAAACTACTTTGAAGCCATATTTTTGTTCAAGTTCGTCCAGCCATTTTTTCATAACATCTGATTCCTTGATCTTTTTCAACACTTCAATAACTTCATCGGGTGTTTTTGCACCCATGAAATCAATGAAGTAAGCCGCGTTCATAACGGCTATTTGTGGAACGTACATGCCCATCCTTGCTGAATCTGTATTTTGTCCAATATTTGCACCTGCTCTTATCTGTTCGAGAATATCTTCTTCAACACCGAGCTGGGCACTGTGGTAAACCTCAATTTTAAGGTTTCCATTTGTTCTTTCTTCAACAGCCTTTGCCCACTTAAGAAATCCCTCATGATATGGTTCGCTTGGTCCTAAAACGTGATTGAATTTCAAAGTATACTTTGGTGCTGCTATAAGTGACCCTGCCAGAATCACGCAAGCAACAAACATCAACAAGTACCTGCTTTTACCCTTCATGGGTTCACCCCCTGTGAAAAAATTATATGATTTGGACTACCTAAAATGGCGTCCGAAAAAAAATTATACACCACGATGAAGATATGTCAACAATTCGTATAAAATGTAACAGAGGTATTTCTAAAGAGGTACTTCTAAATAAGGGGATTCGGTGTGTTTTTCAAAAATTTGATTACTCTATTCGCTATGAACTTTCTGAAAAAATAAGAAGATCTGTGACCACAAGGCAGGACTATTTTTTTTACCTTAGGGAGGCTTTTAAACAACGCTTCTGAACTTCTTAATGGGATTATTCTGTCAAAAATTCCCCTGAAGAAAAGAATTTCCTGATTAACGAACATTCCATATAAACACGGATCATAATGAAAGCATTTGGGGGATAAAAGAAAAATGTCATCAAGCGAATCAGGCTTTTTCAAATTTTTCATAGCATCTCTATTTTTTAAGCAATCATTTTCATCCCGGCACCCGTATTCATTCCCATTCAATCTGTAGTTTTTTCTGAGCTCCTCTGTATATGGTGAGTGCCAATTTATCCATCTCCAATCTCCCCCGGTAAAAGCCAGAACACCTTTCTTCAACCTCTTATCAAGTGCAAGCGACATTACCGCTATCATGCCACCAAAACTAAATCCCATAATAGATGTATGCAAATCTGAAATACTATCAATATAATCAATAGTCCTCCTCACATCTTTTACTGTCTCGTGAAATCTATTGATACAGTAAGATGGTGATGGCGAGAAAAATGGTTCTCCACCTTTCCAACCATGCATTCCACGCCTTTCGTGATAAGGAAGTACCATAAAAAAAGTATTTATACCATGCAATTTAAAATATTCAGCAAACCACAACAAATATGGAATATTTCCATTTCCAATGCCATGCAAAAATATCAGGTTCATCCATGCTTTTTTTGCTTTATAAACATACACATAAACCCTTTTTGATTGAGGAATAGCTGGATCATACACAGCATCAAAGCTTACAAGTAAATAGCAACCAAGATCGATTGTTTCAACATTTAGAGGTAAAGTTTTATCATATTCATAAATTTTCATAGCGTGTCACGAAAATCGCCTTTTCAAATTAAACCTGGTTTCAATTTCTGAAACCGTTTTTTCAAAAAGATCATTGACTTCTTCATCGGTTAGAGAACGATCCGGGGCTCTGTAAACAACATAAAAAGTAATGCTCAACACATCCTGTGGTATATCTTTTCCTCTGTATATATCACTCACTCCTACTTTTTCTACATATTCGCTGGATTGCTTGAGATGAGACACAATCTTTCCACAATTAAAACCTACAGGAGCCAGTAAAGATATGTCTCTTCTTACAGATGGAAAACTTGAGAGATTACCAATTTGTTTGAATATTCTGCGATTTTCAAAAATTACCTGAAGATCAAGCTCCATAAAATAAACATCACCTTTAAAATCATAGAAATCGTTAAAATCACCCGATAGCATCCCCATAACACCGACAGATTTATCATTCAAAAATATTTCAGCGCTGCGCCCGGGAACGAAGAAAGGCATTTCTTTTTCTGCAACTTCAAATTGAACAGACAGATGGCTCGCCAGCTCATCAAGAACGCCTTTCAAATTAAGTAATGAAACTGTCCGGTAATCGGTATAATCATCCTCATTCAGTTTCCCTGTCATTACAAGCCCTATTTTTTCTCTCTCACAAACAGTACCGCTTTCAAAATTGTAGACTTTTGCTATTTCGAACAGCTTTACATCCCTGAGTTGCCTTTTGAGATTGTATGCAACAGAATCTATCAATCCAAAAACAAGAGAAGGTCTTAAGCAGTCCATATCTTCACTCAGGGGGTTTTTCAGTCTGACCGGCTCCATTTTTACAAGTTTTTTTACAACAGAAGAAGAACAAAAAGACAGATTTATACTCTCATCAAACCCTGACGCTATGAGCAATTGATTGATTTTTTTTCGAAATCTCTGTAATTCACCAAACCCCGTGCTCTTAACTGGTATCCTTAACATTTTTCCTTCTATTTTTTCATAACCGTAGATTCTCCCAACTTCTTCTATCAAATCCTCTTCAATAGAAATGTCCGGTCTGAAAGTGGGAATAAGCACTTTCCAGCCATCAGTTATTCTTTCAGTAACAAAATCCAGTCCGGATAGAATATGCTCCACTGAACTTTGATCGATGTCAATTCCTAAAATCCTGCTCAATTTTGAATCTCTTAAAAAAACTGTCCTTGGTGGAATTTTGTGAACATACTTATCCACAAATCCCCTTGCTGCTACTCCACCTGAAGTCTCCTCAATAACCTTTATTAAACGCTTCATCACAAAATCAACGTCATTTGGATCAACACCTCTTTCAAATCTATAAGACGCATCAGATTTTATATTCATACTTCTGGAGGTTTTGCGAATTCTCACAGGGTTAAAATAAGCAACTTCAAGAAGGAGTGAATCAGTTTTGTCTGATACACCTGAATCTGCAGTTCCCATAACACCTCCAACTGCCAGAACTTTTTCCCCATCCGTTATTAGTGTCTCTATACCATGCAGTGAGTATTCTCTTTCATCAAGCAGAAGAACTCTCTCGCTTTTATTTGCTTTTCTAACAACAATCCGTCCGCTGGAAATTTTCGAATAATCGAAAGTATGAACAGGATGACCTGTCTCAAGCATTACATAATTTGCCGCATCGACAATCGAATTTATCGGTCTGATACCTGCAGACATGAGTCTACGCCGCATCCACACCGGGCTTGAAACTGCCTTCACTGACTCCATAAAAGCGGCACAATAACGCGGGCATCCATCCACATCCTCTATCGATACACTCACCATATCATTCACCGGTTTATCGGATTCTGTATAATCAACAGACGGTTTTTTCAAAGGTCTGCCAGATAGAACAGCCATTTCTCTTGCAACACCGATAACCCCAAGACAATCCGGCCTATTGGGAGTTATTTCTATATCAAGAACCTTGCCGTCAAGCTTCCAGTATCTTATTAGATCTGTTCCTACAGGTATTTCTTCTCTTATCTGATAAACACACTCCGATTTTTCCTCAAGTCCAAGTTCCTGTAGAGAACACATAATTACTTCAGACGTAATACCTTTTATATCCATTGCCTCAACTATTCTTCCATCTGACAGGGTTGTGCCAGGGAAAGCTACAGGAACCTTTGTGCCTTTGCAAATATTCATGTCCGAAGTGATTGTTGTATGAACGCTGTCACCATCAAAAACTTTACATACATGAAGCTTTTCTGAGCGGGGATGAGGAGACACTTCACGCACTATTCCGCAAGTAATTTTTCCTCTTATGGGTAAATCAATTACATTTGCAACATTCAATCCAGCTATAGTAAGCTTTGACGCTATTTCTTCATCTGTCCAGTCTATATCAACATATTCTCTGAGCCATTCTGTAGCTACAAGCACATTTCATCCCTCCATCAGAATTTTTCTAAAAATCTCTTGTCATTTTTTACAAAATCCCTTATATCTTTGATGTTATATTTGAGCATCGCTATACGCTCAACGCCCATTCCAAAAGCAAAACCGGTCCATTTTTCCGAATCATAACCAACATTTTTGAAAACATTGGGATGAACCATACCAGCACCAAGAATTTCAAGCCAACCAGTGTATCCACAGGCCTGACATCCTTTTCCATTGCAGATGCCACATGAGACATCTACCTCAAAGCTTGGCTCAGTGAATGGGAAAAAGCTTGGTCTCAGCCGTATTTTTCTTTCGCTTCCAAAAACCATCTGGGCAAATCTCTCCAATGTGTATTTCAGGTGACCAACCGACACATTTTCATCCACATACAAACCTTCAACCTGGGTAAACATGGGAAGATGTGTCGCATCATAATCTCTCCTGTAAACACGCCCTGGTGATATAATTGCGATAGGTGGTTTTGCTGACATCATTGTTCTAATCTGAACCGGAGAAGTGTGCGTTCTAAGAAGTAGATCATTTATATAAAAAGAATCATGTTCGTCTCTCGCAGGATGCCACTCTGGAGTATTCAAAGCATCAAAATTGTGCCATACATCTTCTATCTCGGGACCTTCAACTACTTTAAAGCCCATTGATACGAAGATGCTTTCTATCTCTTCAAGCATCAATGATATAGGATGTCTGTGACCAACATTTCTCCGCGCACCCGGGAGAGTCACATCTACCCAGTACTTTCTGGCGATTATTTGACTTTCTATCTTTTTTAACATCTCCTTTTTCTGTTCTATAGCACGCTGAACAGCATCTTTGAGTTCATTCAGGATCTTACCAGCCCCCGGTCTTTCATGAACAGGAAGGCTGGCTATATTTTTCATCTGTTCGGTAATAGTGCCTTTTTTACCCAGAAGAGATACTCTTATTTTTTCAAGTTGTTGAAGATCGGTTGCTGCATTGATTTCTCGAAGTGCCTGTTCTCTCAATTGCTCGAACATCCTCCACACCTCCTGACACATATTCTTTCAAGGCATCTTTCCACGAAACAAACCGTTTGTTGACAACAAAACCCAATTCTCTTCCAGCAATTGCTTTCACATCCAGATTTCTTACAATACTCGCTTGCTTTTCTGTGTAAATTAATAACTCTGGATCGACAAATTTCACCACTTTTTTCAAGAGCTCTCCTTTTACAAGCTCACCAAATCTTGGATGATAAGGCCCGGCCACAATATTTTTCATCAGTTCATCTGGAACGAATAAGCCTATTCTGATAACCTTCACATTGTTTGACTCAAGTATAGCCATCATGTCTGAACATATATCAATTGCTTCATCAAGTCTTACAGCTCTGTATCTGCCATCCAGATAAAGGGACTCTAACGGCGCTCCTTTTAAAACTATTGTAGGATGTAAGCGACATGTTTTTGCGCCATTTTCTACAGTTTTCCAGCTGCTGAAAAGATCTTTCCATTTCTCATCACCTGGTAAACCGATCATTAAATGCAATCCAAAATCTATTTTTAATTCCTTAAGAAGTGTACAGGCTTTTTCAATATCTTTACTGCTATGATTCCTCTCAGACTCATGCAGCACGTCATCACAAAAAGATTGAGCTCCGAGTTCGACAAATTTCACACCGTTTTTCTTTAAAAATATCAGATTTTCTTTATTGATCTCATCAGGTCGTGTAGATATTCTTATTCCATCGCAAACATTTTTTCTTATGTACTCATCTGCCCAGGCAAGGTATCGCTTCTGCAACAAAACAGGGAGAGCCGTAAAGGTCCCGCCATAAAAAGCTATTTCAAACCGTTCGTCTGGGGCAATATACTTATTAATCATCTTATTAAGCTCTTCAATCGATGGCAACTGAGAAAAACCTGTTGCAGATCTCTGGTCGCAAAACAAACATCTTTTTTTACAACCCATTTGAGGTAAAAAAACAGGAACGATTTTCATATCAATCACCTTTGAGTTTCTCAATAGCTCTGCGTGCTGCCTCCTTCTCTGCTTCTTTTATTGAAGGTCCCTCGCCAACAGCTATCAATTTTCCAGATAGGCGCAGTTCTACAGTAAACTTTTTCATATGAGATGGGCCTTTTTCATTAACAAGAACATATTCAGGTAATTTTCTGTATCTCGCCTGAGTAATCTCCTGCAAAGAAGTCTTGTAGTCAAACACTATTTTCCCTTCAACAACTTCTTTTGCATATTTTGCAAAATAAGAAAGAAATACCTTTTTTACTGCTGTCAGGCCACCATCTATATACACTGCAGCTACAACAGCTTCAAGCATGTCGGCAAGCAGTGAATCTCTCTCTCTGCCGCTTGAAACTTCTTCTCCGCGTCCCAAAAACATATATCTTCCCAGATTTATATCCCGAGCTATCTGAGCTAAAGCTTCCTCGCTTGCAATTGCTGCTTTAACCTTTGCCATAACTCCCTCTGATGCTTCTGGAAACTCTAAATATAAATACTCTGCAAGCAGTAAATCAATAACAGCATCACCCAGAAACTCCAGTCTTTCATTCGATTCAACATCTTTTCGCCCGCGTTGTTTTTGCTCATGAGCATATGAGGAATGACAGAGGGCATTGTACAAAAGCTCTGGCTCATAAAATCTGTATCCTATTTTCTCCATGAAATCTATCAAAATTTTTGCCTCTTCTTTGTTCAACTGATCATCTGACCCAGCTTTTCGGCAATCTTAGTAGAGCTGAGTCCATAGATTTCATATAGAGCCTCGTAAGATCCTGAAACTGCATGCTCTTGAATAGCAATTTGTTCAAAACTTGAAGG is a window of Pseudothermotoga elfii DSM 9442 = NBRC 107921 DNA encoding:
- the rnc gene encoding ribonuclease III, translated to MNKEEAKILIDFMEKIGYRFYEPELLYNALCHSSYAHEQKQRGRKDVESNERLEFLGDAVIDLLLAEYLYLEFPEASEGVMAKVKAAIASEEALAQIARDINLGRYMFLGRGEEVSSGRERDSLLADMLEAVVAAVYIDGGLTAVKKVFLSYFAKYAKEVVEGKIVFDYKTSLQEITQARYRKLPEYVLVNEKGPSHMKKFTVELRLSGKLIAVGEGPSIKEAEKEAARRAIEKLKGD
- a CDS encoding TRAP transporter large permease, producing the protein MIIVIIAFIIFLAIGMPVAFAIGISGFLWFLQHLDLPVTIPIQLALSQTQSFTLLAIPMFIFAGNVMNSAGVTGRLMNLASALTGHMRGGLGQVSAVLSTLMGGVSGSSIADAAMETRMLGPEMLKRGYPKGFAVAVNVWTSLITPIIPPGIAFIIYGTIGQVSVGRLFAAGIVPGLLLMVVYMIAIWAAAKRMGLQPERERRASSKEIASAFSKSIWSVIFPILLILGLRTGIFTPSEVGSFAVIYGLIVGFLIHRELNLKTLFKETLDNSIGDIGSVMYIIVMSAIFGYGLVWDRIPEVLANFLLGISSNPYVLLLMIMIFLIFAGLFIDATALILMTTAVFLPVARKIGIDPVYFGLVFILSAALGNQTPPVGASMYAGCSVLGASVEEYVKASIPFFVATIAVIALLVFFPQLVLFIPDLLFR
- a CDS encoding SDR family NAD(P)-dependent oxidoreductase — its product is MNFKGKVVLITGAGSGIGRKAAMMFAERGAKVAINDVSEEKGNETVEMIKNQNGEAIFVFGDVSKDAEKIVEKTVEVFGKIDILVNNAGIVPYGNAEETSDEEFQKTIDINVKGPFLLSKHAVKYMKEQRSGVIVNIASEAGLIGIPRRCVYSISKAALLGLTRSFAVDYVQYGIRVNAICPGTTYSQGLAERVRSSANPEETMNKMVSRIPMKRLGKEEEIAFAILFAACDEASFMTGSFINIDGGSTMV
- a CDS encoding elongator complex protein 3; translated protein: MRNSKVIDMKIVPVFLPQMGCKKRCLFCDQRSATGFSQLPSIEELNKMINKYIAPDERFEIAFYGGTFTALPVLLQKRYLAWADEYIRKNVCDGIRISTRPDEINKENLIFLKKNGVKFVELGAQSFCDDVLHESERNHSSKDIEKACTLLKELKIDFGLHLMIGLPGDEKWKDLFSSWKTVENGAKTCRLHPTIVLKGAPLESLYLDGRYRAVRLDEAIDICSDMMAILESNNVKVIRIGLFVPDELMKNIVAGPYHPRFGELVKGELLKKVVKFVDPELLIYTEKQASIVRNLDVKAIAGRELGFVVNKRFVSWKDALKEYVSGGVEDVRAIERTGTSRNQCSNRSSTT
- a CDS encoding TRAP transporter small permease — its product is MRKIDEFLLKFEKNAAKILILVMVILVFASGIMRFLRYPINWAVDMSTFMFAWACFFAADVAWREGKMMTVDLFVKRLSRKVQKILRLANYFIIAAFLIYLVIWGFYLSYTTRFRTFVGIPNFSYTWVTLSIPIGAILMLRTTFLKIKSEFAENKERASTEGEDK
- the pheT gene encoding phenylalanine--tRNA ligase subunit beta, with product MLVATEWLREYVDIDWTDEEIASKLTIAGLNVANVIDLPIRGKITCGIVREVSPHPRSEKLHVCKVFDGDSVHTTITSDMNICKGTKVPVAFPGTTLSDGRIVEAMDIKGITSEVIMCSLQELGLEEKSECVYQIREEIPVGTDLIRYWKLDGKVLDIEITPNRPDCLGVIGVAREMAVLSGRPLKKPSVDYTESDKPVNDMVSVSIEDVDGCPRYCAAFMESVKAVSSPVWMRRRLMSAGIRPINSIVDAANYVMLETGHPVHTFDYSKISSGRIVVRKANKSERVLLLDEREYSLHGIETLITDGEKVLAVGGVMGTADSGVSDKTDSLLLEVAYFNPVRIRKTSRSMNIKSDASYRFERGVDPNDVDFVMKRLIKVIEETSGGVAARGFVDKYVHKIPPRTVFLRDSKLSRILGIDIDQSSVEHILSGLDFVTERITDGWKVLIPTFRPDISIEEDLIEEVGRIYGYEKIEGKMLRIPVKSTGFGELQRFRKKINQLLIASGFDESINLSFCSSSVVKKLVKMEPVRLKNPLSEDMDCLRPSLVFGLIDSVAYNLKRQLRDVKLFEIAKVYNFESGTVCEREKIGLVMTGKLNEDDYTDYRTVSLLNLKGVLDELASHLSVQFEVAEKEMPFFVPGRSAEIFLNDKSVGVMGMLSGDFNDFYDFKGDVYFMELDLQVIFENRRIFKQIGNLSSFPSVRRDISLLAPVGFNCGKIVSHLKQSSEYVEKVGVSDIYRGKDIPQDVLSITFYVVYRAPDRSLTDEEVNDLFEKTVSEIETRFNLKRRFS
- a CDS encoding alpha/beta hydrolase family protein, coding for MKIYEYDKTLPLNVETIDLGCYLLVSFDAVYDPAIPQSKRVYVYVYKAKKAWMNLIFLHGIGNGNIPYLLWFAEYFKLHGINTFFMVLPYHERRGMHGWKGGEPFFSPSPSYCINRFHETVKDVRRTIDYIDSISDLHTSIMGFSFGGMIAVMSLALDKRLKKGVLAFTGGDWRWINWHSPYTEELRKNYRLNGNEYGCRDENDCLKNRDAMKNLKKPDSLDDIFLLSPKCFHYDPCLYGMFVNQEILFFRGIFDRIIPLRSSEALFKSLPKVKKIVLPCGHRSSYFFRKFIANRVIKFLKNTPNPLI
- a CDS encoding MurR/RpiR family transcriptional regulator produces the protein MDILQTLRTVYDSLTAAEKRIADVILTNPRGVLECSISELSRLANVKSEASVVKFYRKLNLSSFQQFKVLLAQDLSKAPLEIVYEDVSEQDDLKTITQKIFKATVKAILDTLDSIDFDAIEKATDLIKEANRVLFFGFAASAAVAFDAFHKFSRIGKNCLFSNDEHIMATLLANSIAGDVLVAVSHSGETKSMVSLAKKAIGLGVPVVTVTGNRKSSLAKVSTVVLCTNTRETRIRTDAMTSRIVQLVILDTIYTMLAAKDPKAVESLNKSRLAVSELKY
- the pheS gene encoding phenylalanine--tRNA ligase subunit alpha, which produces MFEQLREQALREINAATDLQQLEKIRVSLLGKKGTITEQMKNIASLPVHERPGAGKILNELKDAVQRAIEQKKEMLKKIESQIIARKYWVDVTLPGARRNVGHRHPISLMLEEIESIFVSMGFKVVEGPEIEDVWHNFDALNTPEWHPARDEHDSFYINDLLLRTHTSPVQIRTMMSAKPPIAIISPGRVYRRDYDATHLPMFTQVEGLYVDENVSVGHLKYTLERFAQMVFGSERKIRLRPSFFPFTEPSFEVDVSCGICNGKGCQACGYTGWLEILGAGMVHPNVFKNVGYDSEKWTGFAFGMGVERIAMLKYNIKDIRDFVKNDKRFLEKF
- a CDS encoding C4-dicarboxylate TRAP transporter substrate-binding protein, with protein sequence MKGKSRYLLMFVACVILAGSLIAAPKYTLKFNHVLGPSEPYHEGFLKWAKAVEERTNGNLKIEVYHSAQLGVEEDILEQIRAGANIGQNTDSARMGMYVPQIAVMNAAYFIDFMGAKTPDEVIEVLKKIKESDVMKKWLDELEQKYGFKVVSFMWVQGYRHFVTNKPIRTPDDLKGLRIRTPGAPIWQESIRALGAQPVAVNFGEIYTAVQTRAVDGAELVYANVVAGALYEVLKYMSETGHILLINFEVVSAKWFNNLPEEYQQILVEECDRAGIETSLKIMKELEESFKQQAVEKGIEVITDVDKEAFMKAAEKAYEKLGLVEARNALMEAIKVK